In the Catharus ustulatus isolate bCatUst1 chromosome 18, bCatUst1.pri.v2, whole genome shotgun sequence genome, one interval contains:
- the TBX3 gene encoding T-box transcription factor TBX3 isoform X2 has protein sequence MRDQRAPDGPLLFRNGRERRMFPPFKVRCTGLDKKAKYILLMDIVAADDCRYKFHNSRWMVAGKADPEMPKRMYIHPDSPATGEQWMSKVVTFHKLKLTNNISDKHGFTILNSMHKYQPRFHIVRANDILKLPYSTFRTYVFPETEFIAVTAYQNDKITQLKIDNNPFAKGFRDTGNGRREKRKQLTLQSMRVYDERQKKENPTSDESSNEQTAFKCFAQSSCPAVPAVGTSSLKDLCPSEGDSDADSKDDPLLEGNESGKISTTTAATPAPASSAATAGDDPRDKGGSPSKSHFFPGDSAGSRSRERTEKAPPDSRHSPATISSSTRGGSLSGEELKSPLRDGPKVDENRLLGKEPFTPLTVQTDSTAHLSQGHLQNLGFPPALAGQQFFNPLGNGHPLLLHPGQFAMGGAFSGMAAGMGPLLATVSGASAGVSGLDNTVMATAAAQGLSGASAAALPFHLQQHVLASQGLAMSPFGSLFPYPYTYMAAAAAASSAASSSVHRHPFLSAVRPRLRYSPYPLPVPLSDGSSLLTTALPGLAAGSGEGKAGGLSASPGSVPLDSASDLTSRSSTLSSGSVSLSPKLGADKEAATSELQNIQRLVSGLDPKQDRSRSGSP, from the exons ATGAGAGATCAGAGAGCCCCAGATGGGCCTTTGCTGTTTAGGAATGGCAGAGAGAG GAGAATGTTTCCTCCATTTAAAGTGAGATGCACTGGACTGGATAAAAAGGCCAAGTACATTTTATTGATGGATATTGTGGCGGCTGATGATTGTAGGTACAAATTCCATAATTCCCGGTGGATGGTAGCCGGCAAGGCTGACCCTGAAATGCCAAAGAGAATGTACATCCACCCGGACAGCCCGGCCACCGGCGAACAATGGATGTCCAAAGTCGTCACCTTTCACAAGCTGAAGCTCACTAACAACATCTCTGACAAGCACGGATTT ACCATTTTAAACTCCATGCACAAGTACCAGCCCCGGTTCCACATCGTCCGAGCCAACGATATCCTCAAGCTTCCTTACAGCACGTTCAGGACCTACGTTTTCCCGGAGACTGAATTCATCGCAGTGACCGCATACCAGAATGATAAG ATCACGCAATTAAAAATTGACAACAACCCCTTTGCCAAAGGTTTTCGGGACACCGGGAatggaaggagggaaaagag GAAGCAGCTGACCCTGCAGTCCATGCGGGTGTACGACGAGAGGCAGAAGAAGGAGAATCCCACCTCGGACGAGTCGTCCAATGAGCAGACGGCCTTCAAGTGCTTTGCCCAGTCCTCGTGTCCGGCCGTGCCTGCCGTGGGCACCTCCAGCCTCAAAG ATCTCTGCCCCAGCGAGGGAGACAGCGACGCAGACAGCAAAGACGACCCCTTGCTAGAAGGCAACGAGTCGGGCAAAATCAGCACGACCACCGCCGCCACCCCAGCGCCGGCCAGCTCCGCTGCCACCGCGGGGGACGACCCCCGGGACAAGGGCGGCAGCCCCTCCAAAAGCCACTTCTTCCCCGGGGACTCGGCAGGGAGCCGGAGCCGAGAGAGGACTGAGAAAGCCCCTCCGGACTCCCGGCACAGCCCGGCTACCATCTCTTCCAGCACCCGGGGGGGAAGCCTGAGCGGCGAGGAACTGAAAAGTCCCCTCAGGGATGGCCCCAAAGTAGATGAGAACCGACTGCTGGGGAAAGAGCCCTTCACCCCCCTGACGGTCCAAACCGACAGCACGGCCCACCTGAGCCAGGGACACTTGCAGAACCTCGgctttccccctgccctggccgGCCAGCAGTTCTTCAACCCTCTGGGGAACGGGCAcccgctgctgctgcacccCGGGCAGTTCGCCATGGGGGGAGCCTTCTCCGGCATGGCCGCGGGCATGGGGCCCCTCCTCGCCACCGTGTCCGGGGCGTCCGCGGGGGTCTCGGGACTGGACAACACGGTCATGGCCACGGCGGCGGCCCAGGGACTCTCGGGAGCATCGGCGGCTGCTTTGCCTTTCCATCTGCAGCAGCACGTCCTGGCTTCACAG GGCCTGGCCATGTCTCCTTTCGGCAGCCTTTTCCCCTATCCCTACACCtacatggcagcggcggccgccGCCTCCAGCGCCGCTTCCAGCTCGGTGCACCGGCACCCGTTCCTGAGCGCCGTGCGGCCGCGGCTCCGCTACAGCCCCTACCCGCTGCCCGTGCCCCTGTCGGACGGCAGCAGCCTCCTCACCACCGCCCTGCCCGGCCTGGCCGCCGGCTCCGGCGAGGGCAAGGCGGGCGGGCTGAGCGCCAGCCCCGGCTCCGTGCCCCTGGACTCCGCCTCGGACCTCACCAGCCGCTCCTCCACCCTCTCGTCCGGCTCCGTGTCGCTGTCCCCCAAGCTGGGCGCGGACAAGGAGGCGGCCACCAGCGAACTGCAAAACATCCAGCGCCTGGTCAGTGGGCTCGACCCCAAGCAGGACAGATCCCGCAGCGGCTCCCCGTAA
- the TBX3 gene encoding T-box transcription factor TBX3 isoform X1, whose amino-acid sequence MNLPMRDPVIPGTSMAYHPFLPHRAPDFAMSAVLGHQPPFFPALALPPNGAAALSLPGALAKPIMDQLVGAAETGIPFSSLGHQAAAHLRPLKTLEPEEEVEDDPKVHLEAKELWEQFHKRGTEMVITKSGRRMFPPFKVRCTGLDKKAKYILLMDIVAADDCRYKFHNSRWMVAGKADPEMPKRMYIHPDSPATGEQWMSKVVTFHKLKLTNNISDKHGFTILNSMHKYQPRFHIVRANDILKLPYSTFRTYVFPETEFIAVTAYQNDKITQLKIDNNPFAKGFRDTGNGRREKRKQLTLQSMRVYDERQKKENPTSDESSNEQTAFKCFAQSSCPAVPAVGTSSLKDLCPSEGDSDADSKDDPLLEGNESGKISTTTAATPAPASSAATAGDDPRDKGGSPSKSHFFPGDSAGSRSRERTEKAPPDSRHSPATISSSTRGGSLSGEELKSPLRDGPKVDENRLLGKEPFTPLTVQTDSTAHLSQGHLQNLGFPPALAGQQFFNPLGNGHPLLLHPGQFAMGGAFSGMAAGMGPLLATVSGASAGVSGLDNTVMATAAAQGLSGASAAALPFHLQQHVLASQGLAMSPFGSLFPYPYTYMAAAAAASSAASSSVHRHPFLSAVRPRLRYSPYPLPVPLSDGSSLLTTALPGLAAGSGEGKAGGLSASPGSVPLDSASDLTSRSSTLSSGSVSLSPKLGADKEAATSELQNIQRLVSGLDPKQDRSRSGSP is encoded by the exons ATGAATTTACCGATGAGAGATCCAGTAATCCCTGGGACAAGCATGGCTTATCATCCTTTTTTACCGCACCGGGCACCGGACTTTGCCATGAGCGCTGTGTTGGGACATCAGCCTCCCTTCTTCCCGGCTCTGGCTTTGCCTCCCAACGGGGCAGCCGCCCTCTCCCTCCCCGGGGCTCTGGCTAAACCCATCATGGATCAGCTAGTGGGGGCTGCAGAGACTGGtattcccttttcttccctggGTCACCAGGCAGCAGCCCATCTGAGGCCTTTAAAAACTCTGGAGCCAGAAGAAGAGGTAGAAGACGATCCGAAAGTGCATCTGGAAGCTAAAGAGCTTTGGGAACAATTCCATAAAAGAGGCACGGAGATGGTGATTACCAAATCGGGAAG GAGAATGTTTCCTCCATTTAAAGTGAGATGCACTGGACTGGATAAAAAGGCCAAGTACATTTTATTGATGGATATTGTGGCGGCTGATGATTGTAGGTACAAATTCCATAATTCCCGGTGGATGGTAGCCGGCAAGGCTGACCCTGAAATGCCAAAGAGAATGTACATCCACCCGGACAGCCCGGCCACCGGCGAACAATGGATGTCCAAAGTCGTCACCTTTCACAAGCTGAAGCTCACTAACAACATCTCTGACAAGCACGGATTT ACCATTTTAAACTCCATGCACAAGTACCAGCCCCGGTTCCACATCGTCCGAGCCAACGATATCCTCAAGCTTCCTTACAGCACGTTCAGGACCTACGTTTTCCCGGAGACTGAATTCATCGCAGTGACCGCATACCAGAATGATAAG ATCACGCAATTAAAAATTGACAACAACCCCTTTGCCAAAGGTTTTCGGGACACCGGGAatggaaggagggaaaagag GAAGCAGCTGACCCTGCAGTCCATGCGGGTGTACGACGAGAGGCAGAAGAAGGAGAATCCCACCTCGGACGAGTCGTCCAATGAGCAGACGGCCTTCAAGTGCTTTGCCCAGTCCTCGTGTCCGGCCGTGCCTGCCGTGGGCACCTCCAGCCTCAAAG ATCTCTGCCCCAGCGAGGGAGACAGCGACGCAGACAGCAAAGACGACCCCTTGCTAGAAGGCAACGAGTCGGGCAAAATCAGCACGACCACCGCCGCCACCCCAGCGCCGGCCAGCTCCGCTGCCACCGCGGGGGACGACCCCCGGGACAAGGGCGGCAGCCCCTCCAAAAGCCACTTCTTCCCCGGGGACTCGGCAGGGAGCCGGAGCCGAGAGAGGACTGAGAAAGCCCCTCCGGACTCCCGGCACAGCCCGGCTACCATCTCTTCCAGCACCCGGGGGGGAAGCCTGAGCGGCGAGGAACTGAAAAGTCCCCTCAGGGATGGCCCCAAAGTAGATGAGAACCGACTGCTGGGGAAAGAGCCCTTCACCCCCCTGACGGTCCAAACCGACAGCACGGCCCACCTGAGCCAGGGACACTTGCAGAACCTCGgctttccccctgccctggccgGCCAGCAGTTCTTCAACCCTCTGGGGAACGGGCAcccgctgctgctgcacccCGGGCAGTTCGCCATGGGGGGAGCCTTCTCCGGCATGGCCGCGGGCATGGGGCCCCTCCTCGCCACCGTGTCCGGGGCGTCCGCGGGGGTCTCGGGACTGGACAACACGGTCATGGCCACGGCGGCGGCCCAGGGACTCTCGGGAGCATCGGCGGCTGCTTTGCCTTTCCATCTGCAGCAGCACGTCCTGGCTTCACAG GGCCTGGCCATGTCTCCTTTCGGCAGCCTTTTCCCCTATCCCTACACCtacatggcagcggcggccgccGCCTCCAGCGCCGCTTCCAGCTCGGTGCACCGGCACCCGTTCCTGAGCGCCGTGCGGCCGCGGCTCCGCTACAGCCCCTACCCGCTGCCCGTGCCCCTGTCGGACGGCAGCAGCCTCCTCACCACCGCCCTGCCCGGCCTGGCCGCCGGCTCCGGCGAGGGCAAGGCGGGCGGGCTGAGCGCCAGCCCCGGCTCCGTGCCCCTGGACTCCGCCTCGGACCTCACCAGCCGCTCCTCCACCCTCTCGTCCGGCTCCGTGTCGCTGTCCCCCAAGCTGGGCGCGGACAAGGAGGCGGCCACCAGCGAACTGCAAAACATCCAGCGCCTGGTCAGTGGGCTCGACCCCAAGCAGGACAGATCCCGCAGCGGCTCCCCGTAA